The Colias croceus chromosome W, ilColCroc2.1 genome contains a region encoding:
- the LOC123704896 gene encoding uncharacterized protein LOC123704896 encodes MSKYLKINLPSRNSIKHELVHFNNLNLADPNFYESGCMDLLLGVNEYTKILQEGLIKGPSGTICAQNTNLGWIIMGGIINMKVNTIHKSLMVTNLTSDSNINDLLKTIWEIDIDTNRKLTKEEQLCEDIYERTHERDSNGKYIVTLPFKTEKLLSPEGNTREVAVRRLLQLERRFKRDPDLKKEYLKVIEEYKELKHIEEVPEKEINKKAVYLPHHAVVRQDKETTKTRVVFDASCKGSNNISLNDELLPGPVLQEDLRNIIMRWRTHKICFVSDIQKMYRMIWMNRNDVDYQRIVWRNDPTENIQDMRLLTVTFGTASAPYLAVRTLKQLAADEGHHFPEAARILNEDFYVDDCMSGGDDLEQCIQLRKDLTELLRRGGFDLKKWSSNSAEFLQSLEPNDRSTKAHLDIKLDGIVKALGVQWNLGTDRFEYNFSLESIDDDNVIITKRNILSDIQKLFDPLGWIAPCIVLAKILMQKLWLEKANWDEDLNIFIKEEWKNIRNDLQNIKDITIDRWLGTVNTNFDTIEIHGFSDASTLAYAAVVYCRVRNDDGTYSTSLIAARTRVAPLKTISWLRNNELQLERPEYIQTDLEEKKIPINTVTLTNTIQDKISLKFEEFDTLKELLKTIAYCKKFLRFKKNKEDMKITIEYLTSLQQRTRWLKKNDEFKVGDVILIK; translated from the exons ATGtcaaagtatttaaaaataaacttaccttCGAGAAATAGTATTAAGCATGAGCTTGTACactttaacaatttaaatttagcagATCCAAACTTTTATGAGTCGGGTTGTATGGATCTTTTATTGGGTGTAAATGAATACACAAAAATTCTACAAGAAGGTTTAATCAAGGGTCCCTCAGGTACTATATGTGCTCAAAATACCAACCTGGGATGGATCATTATGGgtggaataattaatatgaaggTTAACACTATACATAAGTCTTTAATGGTTACAAATTTAACTAGTGATTCAAATATTAATGACTTACTTAAAACTATATGGGAGATAGATATTGATACAAATAGAAAGTTAACTAAAGAAGAGCAACTATGTGAAGATATATATGAAAGAACACATGAGAGAGATAGTAATGGAAAATATATAGTTACATTACcttttaaaactgaaaagcTGCTTTCACCTGAAGGAAACACGAGAGAAGTAGCTGTAAGAAGATTGTTGCAATTAGAGAGAAGATTTAAAAGAGATCCAGATCTGAAAAAAGAATACCTGAAAGTTATAGAAGAATACAAAGAATTAAAACACATTGAAGAAGTAcctgaaaaagaaataaataaaaaagcagtTTACTTACCCCACCACGCCGTTGTACGCCAAGATAAGGAGACCACGAAGACTCGAGTTGTGTTCGACGCTTCCTGTAAAGGTTCTAACAACATATCATTAAATGATGAACTCTTACCTGGTCCAGTATTGCAAGAAGATCTCAGAAACATTATTATGAGGTGGAGAACTCATAAAATCTGTTTCGTATCAGACATTCAGAAAATGTACAGAATGATATGGATGAATAGGAATGATGTCGACTACCAAAGAATAGTCTGGCGAAATGATCCAACTGAAAATATACAAGATATGAGATTACTTACCGTCACTTTTGGCACAGCATCCGCTCCATACCTAGCTGTAAGAACACTTAAACAACTTGCTGCTGATGAAGGTCATCATTTTCCTGAGGCTGCTAGAATATTAAACGAAGATTTTTACGTAGACGATTGCATGTCTGGTGGTGATGATTTAGAACAATGTATTCAGCTAAGAAAAGATTTGACGGAACTATTGCGAAGAGGAGGTTTTGATCTTAAAAAGTGGTCGTCTAATAGTGcagaatttttacaatcttTAGAACCAAATGATAGATCTACAAAGGCGcatttagatattaaattagaTGGTATTGTCAAGGCATTAGGTGTTCAATGGAATTTGGGAACGGATCGAttcgaatataattttagtttagaATCAATAGATGAtgataatgttataataactaAACGCAATATTCTTTctgatatacaaaaattatttgatccatTAGGATGGATTGCACCTTGCAttgttttagcaaaaattttaatgCAGAAGTTATGGCTTGAAAAAGCAAACTGGGATGAggatcttaatatttttataaaagaagaGTGGAAGAATATTCGCAATGATCTCCAGAATATAAAGGATATTACTATAGATAGATGGCTTGGAAcagtaaatacaaattttgatACAATTGAAATTCATGGGTTTTCAGACGCTTCGACATTAGCTTATGCTGCAGTTGTTTACTGTCGTGTTAGAAATGATGATGGAACTTATAGTACAAGTCTAATTGCTGCAAGAACAAGGGTTGCACCACTTAAGACGATATC GTGGTTAAGAAACAATGAACTACAATTAGAAAGACCAGAATATATACAAACTGATTTAGAAGAAAAGAAGATACCTATTAATACAGTCACACTAACAAACACTATACAagataaaatttcattaaagtTTGAAGAATTTGACACATTAAAAGaattattgaaaacaatagcttattgtaagaaatttttgagatttaaaaagaataaagAAGACATGAAAATAACAATTGAATATTTGACTAGTTTACAACAGCGAACTAGATGGTTGAAGAAGAATGATGAATTTAAAGTAGGTGatgttattttgattaaataa